CGCGCGGGCGGCGTGGCGATAATCGACAGGTCACGCATTCCGCTCATTGCCATATTCAGCGTACGCGGGATTGGCGTTGCGGTAAGTGTCAGAATATCCACGTTCGCCCGCATCGCTTTAATGCGCTCTTTATGACGCACCCCGAAGCGGTGTTCTTCATCGACAATCAGCAAGCCTAAATCTTTAAACTTGACGTCATTTTGCAGCAGTTTGTGCGTACCGATCAGAATATCGATTTTCCCTTCCGCTACTTCCGCAAGGATTTGCGTCTGCTCTTTGGCGCTGCGGAAACGGGAGATCATTTCGATACGTACCGGCCAGTTGGCGAAACGGTCGCGGAAGTTGTCGTAATGCTGTTGCGCGAGAAGAGTGGTAGGCACCAGCACCGCCACCTGCTTGTGATTCTCTACCGCCAGGAAAGCGGCGCGCATCGCGACTTCTGTTTTACCAAAGCCAACATCGCCGCACACCAGACGATCCATTGCCAGCGGCTGACACATGTCGCTAAGCACAGCATTAATGGCTTGCGCCTGATCCGGCGTGGTTTCAAACGGGAAGCTGTCGCAGAACAACTGATACTGCTCGCGATCGTGTTTAAACGCGAAGCCCTCTTTGGCGGCGCGTTGCGCGTAGATATCCAGCAATTCCGCCGCCACATCACGCACTTTTTCCGCCGCTTTCTGCCGCGCGCGTGACCACGCATCGCCGCCAAGTTTATGCAGCGGGGCGTTTTCTTCCGCGCCACCTGCGTAACGGCTAATCAGATGCAGTGACGACACCGGAACATACAGTTTGGCGTCGTTGGCATAGGTGAGCATCAGGTACTCACCAGTAATGCCGCCAGCTTCCAGCGTGGTCATTCCGGCATAGCGCCCGACGCCGTGCTCCAGATGGACCACCGGCTGACCAATATGCAGCTCCGCGAGGTTACGGATCAGTGTATCGGGGTTGATGGCGCGGCGAGAATCCTGACGACGGCGGGCAACACGTTCACCGAGCAGATCGCTTTCGCAGATCAGCGCCAGATTACGCACCGTATCGACAAAACCATGTTCGGCAGCGCCAATCATCAAATAACGCCCACGGTCGCTGGCTTCATCAAGACGCATAATGCGTTGCGGAGCAATTTTAATTCGCGCGAGCAGTTCACCCAGCGCTTCACGGCGACCTTCACTTTCTACCGAGAACACCACCGGACCGTCGAAAGACTCGAGAAACTTACGCAGCGCATCCAGCGGCGCTTTTTGTTGCGCCTGAACGGCCAGGTCTGGCAGCTTCTCGAAGCCTAAATTGGCATTCGCTGCTTTTGTCGGTAAATGTTCAGCTTTTAGCTGCATGCGGGGCCAGTTTTTCAGCTCTGAGAAGAGCTCGTCCACCCGCAGCCAGAGCGATTGTGGTGGCAACAGTGGGCGCATTGGGTCGACGCCACGGCTTTCAAAACGCGCCAGCGTGTCAGCCTGGAAACGTTCGGCACTGTTTTCCAGATCACCAGTATTCACCAGCAGCGTATTGGCAGGGAAATAACTGAACAGTGGCGGCAGCGGTTCGCTGAAGAATAGCGGCTGCCAGTACTCGATCCCGGCAGGCAATGTGCCTTTACTCACTTGCTGGTAAATATGTTCCGGATCGCGCTTCACTTCGAAGGTATCGCGCCACTGGCTGCGGAACAGTTCAATTGCCGCTTTATCGGTCGGGAATTCGTGTGCGGGCAGCAGGTTGATCGCTTCTACTTCCTCCAGCGTGCGTTGGCTATCGACGTCAAATACACGCAGGCTGTCGATTTCATCATCAAAGAAATCAAGACGATAAGGCAGTTCGCTGCCCATCGGGAAGAGATCCAGCAACGCGCCGCGCGTGGCGTATTCGCCGTGCTCCATCACCTGATCAACATGGCGATAACCTGCGCTGTCCAGTTGGGTTCGCAATGCATCTCGTGACAGGCGCTGACCTTTTTTCATTACCAGTGCATGACCGTGGAGAAAACTGTGCGGGCAAACGCGCTGCATAAGCGTATTCACCGGAACAATCAGTACACCACGCTGCATCGTCGGTAGCTGGTAAAGGGTGGAAAGGCGCGAGGAGATAATGTCCTGATGAGGCGAAAAACTGTCGTAAGGGAGGGTTTCCCAGTCCGCCAGATTCATCACCATCTGATCGGTGAACTGGCTGATTTCATCATGCAAACGCAGAGCATTTTGCATATCTGGTGCAATGAGTACCACCGGACCGGCGTGACGTTCGGCAATTTCCGCCACCAGCGTCGCGCAGGCAGCGCCAGTTAACTCGCCCAGCAGACGCTGCTCACCCGCTTTGACGGGCAGCGTATAACGATATTGTTCAGGCATAACGGTTGTCAGAGTCTCGTTAGGATATGCCCCAACATATGGGGGCATATCTCTGATAAGCAATGCTGTTCATTATCCGTAATCGACATGGTTTAGCAAATTGAATCGCCCCGGCTGGGGCGATGGCTTAACGAGAGTAACTGGTGGCAGGCAGAGAAGGCGGGGAGAACAACAAGTCGCTGAATGCGTGTTGTGAAAATTGTCGCACCAGTAATCCAGCAACAGTACAAATCAACAAACTGACAAAGGGATAAACCAGAAGGAGCGTCAGTTCGAGTTGCGGCGACCAGCGCGCCGCGTTCATTTGCGGAATCAGACTTAAGCTGAATATCTCTACCAGAATGCGATGGGTGGTGTAGATGGCAATGGTGTTAGAACCAATCACATTCAGCAGGCTGGTTGAACGCATACCGAAACGTTGCTCGTACTGATAAAACAGCTTCATGATCACCACAATCGACACCAGCGACAACAGCAGCGAGATATTAAACAACCAGGCAGCAACCGCCAGAACAGCCAGCAAAGAAGCCATCAGCAGATGGCTGCGCAATGGCACCTCTTTAACACAGGTCATTAATGTTGCGCCAAACCATGCGCCAAGGCTGTAATAAGGCAAATTGCGGATCACACTGTTCATTCCCCACCATGGCGTGGGAACGAAATTAACCGCCACACTCATCAGCACAAACAGAACGAATAACGGCAGTGCCAGGCGGTTAAAAATTTTACATATCACGAAATAGACAATTAAAGCGTACAGATACCACAAGCTGGTGCTGGCGGTGATCATTCCGTGCAGGAACTCACCGGTGGAATCGGCATAAGCGGCGTTGGAAGCATTGCTTAAATCGCGCTCAGGCGCCAGCCACTGGTTCAGTGCACTTAACGCCAGCCACTGCACCACGCTCCAAAGCGCCAACACCCAGAAGATGTTCCAGATGCGTTTATCGAGACAATTTCCCCAGGGTACGCTGTCGATATAGCGGCGAATCAAATAGCCGGAAATAAAGAAAAAAACCGGCATACGAAAGGGCGCAAGGTAAAGATTGAAATAGATCCAGCATTTGCTCAGGACTTCCGATAACGGATGCTGAAA
The DNA window shown above is from Escherichia sp. E4742 and carries:
- a CDS encoding acyltransferase family protein; its protein translation is MKQKELWINQIKGLCICLVVVYHSVITFYPHLTTFQHPLSEVLSKCWIYFNLYLAPFRMPVFFFISGYLIRRYIDSVPWGNCLDKRIWNIFWVLALWSVVQWLALSALNQWLAPERDLSNASNAAYADSTGEFLHGMITASTSLWYLYALIVYFVICKIFNRLALPLFVLFVLMSVAVNFVPTPWWGMNSVIRNLPYYSLGAWFGATLMTCVKEVPLRSHLLMASLLAVLAVAAWLFNISLLLSLVSIVVIMKLFYQYEQRFGMRSTSLLNVIGSNTIAIYTTHRILVEIFSLSLIPQMNAARWSPQLELTLLLVYPFVSLLICTVAGLLVRQFSQHAFSDLLFSPPSLPATSYSR
- the mfd gene encoding transcription-repair coupling factor, which encodes MPEQYRYTLPVKAGEQRLLGELTGAACATLVAEIAERHAGPVVLIAPDMQNALRLHDEISQFTDQMVMNLADWETLPYDSFSPHQDIISSRLSTLYQLPTMQRGVLIVPVNTLMQRVCPHSFLHGHALVMKKGQRLSRDALRTQLDSAGYRHVDQVMEHGEYATRGALLDLFPMGSELPYRLDFFDDEIDSLRVFDVDSQRTLEEVEAINLLPAHEFPTDKAAIELFRSQWRDTFEVKRDPEHIYQQVSKGTLPAGIEYWQPLFFSEPLPPLFSYFPANTLLVNTGDLENSAERFQADTLARFESRGVDPMRPLLPPQSLWLRVDELFSELKNWPRMQLKAEHLPTKAANANLGFEKLPDLAVQAQQKAPLDALRKFLESFDGPVVFSVESEGRREALGELLARIKIAPQRIMRLDEASDRGRYLMIGAAEHGFVDTVRNLALICESDLLGERVARRRQDSRRAINPDTLIRNLAELHIGQPVVHLEHGVGRYAGMTTLEAGGITGEYLMLTYANDAKLYVPVSSLHLISRYAGGAEENAPLHKLGGDAWSRARQKAAEKVRDVAAELLDIYAQRAAKEGFAFKHDREQYQLFCDSFPFETTPDQAQAINAVLSDMCQPLAMDRLVCGDVGFGKTEVAMRAAFLAVENHKQVAVLVPTTLLAQQHYDNFRDRFANWPVRIEMISRFRSAKEQTQILAEVAEGKIDILIGTHKLLQNDVKFKDLGLLIVDEEHRFGVRHKERIKAMRANVDILTLTATPIPRTLNMAMSGMRDLSIIATPPARRLAVKTFVREYDSLVVREAILREILRGGQVYYLYNDVENIQKAAERLAELVPEARIAIGHGQMRERELERVMNDFHHQRFNVLVCTTIIETGIDIPTANTIIIERADHFGLAQLHQLRGRVGRSHHQAYAWLLTPHPKAMTTDAQKRLEAIASLEDLGAGFALATHDLEIRGAGELLGEEQSGSMETIGFSLYMELLENAVDALKAGREPSLEDLTSQQTEVELRMPSLLPDDFIPDVNTRLSFYKRIASAKTENELEEIKVELIDRFGLLPDPARTLLDIARLRQQAQKLGIRKLEGNEKGGVIEFAEKNHVNPAWLIGLLQKQPQHYRLDGPTRLKFIQDLSERKTRIEWVRQFMRELEENAIA